A stretch of the Marivirga tractuosa DSM 4126 genome encodes the following:
- a CDS encoding patatin-like phospholipase family protein — MKQKVALVLGSGGARGVAHIGVIEALEEKGFEISSIAGSSMGAVIGGLYAAGKMQEYKDWVTHFDKIDVFKLLDFTLSLQGVVRGEKVFKEMRKLLGEFNIEDFPIPFTAVASNIRTQKEVLFSEGNLMDALRASCAIPTVMTPVYLENEEIVDGGVLNPIPLNRVKRTAGDILIAVDVNAEIPFEKKVAVTAEEVQQDEKNKQFLDEFTARIRRYLPKNTGKEASTTPKKLGYFDLLNRSIDLMQEKMTSLQMEIIKPDMLIQVSRNSCGTFEFYKSNELVELGKEAFNKSYSQYRNGLERTE; from the coding sequence ATGAAACAAAAAGTAGCCTTAGTTTTAGGTAGTGGTGGCGCCAGGGGGGTTGCCCATATTGGCGTAATTGAAGCATTAGAGGAAAAGGGTTTTGAGATTTCTTCTATAGCTGGTTCAAGCATGGGTGCTGTCATTGGAGGATTGTATGCTGCAGGAAAAATGCAAGAATACAAAGATTGGGTGACTCATTTCGATAAAATTGATGTCTTTAAATTGTTGGACTTTACGCTGAGTTTGCAAGGTGTAGTTCGTGGCGAGAAAGTGTTCAAAGAGATGAGAAAGCTATTAGGCGAATTTAATATTGAAGATTTTCCTATTCCTTTTACTGCAGTTGCTTCCAATATTAGAACACAAAAAGAAGTGCTTTTTTCAGAAGGGAATTTAATGGATGCGTTACGGGCTTCCTGCGCTATACCAACGGTAATGACTCCTGTGTACCTTGAAAATGAGGAAATAGTTGATGGCGGAGTGCTAAATCCTATCCCTTTAAATAGAGTGAAAAGAACTGCTGGAGACATCTTAATTGCGGTTGATGTAAATGCCGAAATTCCTTTTGAGAAAAAAGTAGCAGTCACAGCAGAAGAAGTACAGCAAGATGAAAAAAACAAGCAGTTTTTGGATGAATTCACAGCTCGTATTCGAAGGTATTTACCGAAGAATACTGGGAAAGAGGCAAGTACCACCCCTAAAAAATTAGGTTATTTTGATTTGCTCAATAGATCTATTGATTTGATGCAGGAAAAAATGACCAGCTTGCAAATGGAAATCATTAAGCCGGATATGTTGATTCAAGTTTCTAGAAATTCATGCGGCACTTTTGAATTCTACAAAAGCAATGAGCTAGTGGAATTAGGAAAAGAGGCATTTAATAAATCTTATAGCCAATATAGAAATGGATTGGAAAGAACTGAATAA